In one Anticarsia gemmatalis isolate Benzon Research Colony breed Stoneville strain chromosome 9, ilAntGemm2 primary, whole genome shotgun sequence genomic region, the following are encoded:
- the LOC142975527 gene encoding neuromedin-U receptor 1-like isoform X2, whose protein sequence is MINETDYTMLEDWSGFVKMALRDEPYSAKIIFSVSLLIVFVASLVGNILTCIVIYHDKTMHTATNYYLFNLAISDLLVTVPILLIVYQLLIQESDIVEFKHGVFSCKFFLCIHFIFVTLLWNNGILVMTVLSIERYIAICYPMMLKGTPVWRRVGKIIVTIWTIAIIETLPQLWTLEVIDTDKSLMCFSLPTPTARIITGSVAVVTFIVPLGIMMFVYTMIAFKVNDNPKYDLKNTVYNNGFRRKNVNKLIALTVSFVVCWLPFFLIRMIMFATDVRDLSFFHRWFATAHKIAMFNSWFTTVLNPLLFSLMSIKFRKALKTLWERKVQKRYFRAKKSETADTQLRKSTSCYLVE, encoded by the exons ATGATTAACGAAACGGATTACACTATGCTCGAAGACTGGTCAGGTTTCGTCAAAATGGCTTTAAGAGATGAACCATATTCAGCCAAAATAATATTCTCCGTGTCTCTACTTATCGTGTTCGTTGCTAGCTTAGTCGGTAATATTCTGACCTGCATCGTCATTTACCACGACAAGACCATGCATACGGCCACGaactactatttatttaacttagcCATCTCTGATCTGCTTGTCACAGTCCCTATTTTGTTAATCGTCTATCAATTATTGATACAGGAAAGTGATATTGTCGAATTTAAACACGGGGTGTTCTCTTGCAAATTCTTTCTAtgcattcattttatatttgtgaCTTTACTTTGGAACAACGGCATCCTTGTCATGACAGTGCTGTCTATTGAAAGATACATAGCAATATGCTACCCTATGATGCTAAAAGGAACGCCAGTTTGGAGGCGAGTCGGGAAAATCATTGTTACAATTTGGACGATCGCGATTATAGAGACATTGCCGCAGCTTTGGACCCTCGAAGTAATAGACACTGATAAATCTTTGATGTGTTTCTCTTTGCCGACTCCAACAGCAAGAATTATAACGGGAAGCGTTGCAGTTGTAACATTTATAGTACCTTTAGGTATTATGATGTTTGTTTACACTATGATAGCATTCAAAGTGAATGATAATCCGAAATATGActtgaagaatacggtgtacAACAATGGGTTTAGAAGAAAAAACGTGAACAAGTTGATTG CTCTGACGGTGTCGTTCGTGGTCTGCTGGCTGCCGTTCTTTCTCATCAGGATGATCATGTTCGCAACTGATGTTCGAGACTTGTCATTTTTTCACCGG TGGTTCGCTACTGCTCACAAGATAGCGATGTTCAACAGCTGGTTCACGACGGTGCTCAACCCGCTACTCTTCAGTCTCATGTCCATCAAGTTCAGGAAAGCGCTTAAG aCGCTGTGGGAAAGAAAAGTTCAAAAACGATATTTCCGTGCAAAGAAAAGCGAGACAGCAGATACGCAGCTCAGAAAGTCAACATCATGTTATCTTGTAGAATAA
- the LOC142975527 gene encoding neuromedin-U receptor 2-like isoform X1 — protein sequence MINETDYTMLEDWSGFVKMALRDEPYSAKIIFSVSLLIVFVASLVGNILTCIVIYHDKTMHTATNYYLFNLAISDLLVTVPILLIVYQLLIQESDIVEFKHGVFSCKFFLCIHFIFVTLLWNNGILVMTVLSIERYIAICYPMMLKGTPVWRRVGKIIVTIWTIAIIETLPQLWTLEVIDTDKSLMCFSLPTPTARIITGSVAVVTFIVPLGIMMFVYTMIAFKVNDNPKYDLKNTVYNNGFRRKNVNKLIVALTVSFVVCWLPFFLIRMIMFATDVRDLSFFHRWFATAHKIAMFNSWFTTVLNPLLFSLMSIKFRKALKTLWERKVQKRYFRAKKSETADTQLRKSTSCYLVE from the exons ATGATTAACGAAACGGATTACACTATGCTCGAAGACTGGTCAGGTTTCGTCAAAATGGCTTTAAGAGATGAACCATATTCAGCCAAAATAATATTCTCCGTGTCTCTACTTATCGTGTTCGTTGCTAGCTTAGTCGGTAATATTCTGACCTGCATCGTCATTTACCACGACAAGACCATGCATACGGCCACGaactactatttatttaacttagcCATCTCTGATCTGCTTGTCACAGTCCCTATTTTGTTAATCGTCTATCAATTATTGATACAGGAAAGTGATATTGTCGAATTTAAACACGGGGTGTTCTCTTGCAAATTCTTTCTAtgcattcattttatatttgtgaCTTTACTTTGGAACAACGGCATCCTTGTCATGACAGTGCTGTCTATTGAAAGATACATAGCAATATGCTACCCTATGATGCTAAAAGGAACGCCAGTTTGGAGGCGAGTCGGGAAAATCATTGTTACAATTTGGACGATCGCGATTATAGAGACATTGCCGCAGCTTTGGACCCTCGAAGTAATAGACACTGATAAATCTTTGATGTGTTTCTCTTTGCCGACTCCAACAGCAAGAATTATAACGGGAAGCGTTGCAGTTGTAACATTTATAGTACCTTTAGGTATTATGATGTTTGTTTACACTATGATAGCATTCAAAGTGAATGATAATCCGAAATATGActtgaagaatacggtgtacAACAATGGGTTTAGAAGAAAAAACGTGAACAAGTTGATTG TAGCTCTGACGGTGTCGTTCGTGGTCTGCTGGCTGCCGTTCTTTCTCATCAGGATGATCATGTTCGCAACTGATGTTCGAGACTTGTCATTTTTTCACCGG TGGTTCGCTACTGCTCACAAGATAGCGATGTTCAACAGCTGGTTCACGACGGTGCTCAACCCGCTACTCTTCAGTCTCATGTCCATCAAGTTCAGGAAAGCGCTTAAG aCGCTGTGGGAAAGAAAAGTTCAAAAACGATATTTCCGTGCAAAGAAAAGCGAGACAGCAGATACGCAGCTCAGAAAGTCAACATCATGTTATCTTGTAGAATAA